The genome window AGAAAGCCTTGTCAGAATGACAAAGGATATACCCGTGTCGGTACGACACAGAGTTACTATCTCTTTAGGTTTCTTGTTTCTATTGTTGGTTGTATGTGGGAACCACATCAGGCGAGAACACTTGAAGTGATATATCACTCTGAACTGACGTTCAGGGGCTGCACAACAGGTGCTCTCTTGCGGCTCTGGATTATCGGCCCGTACACTTGGATACAACCAACGGAACAAGGATCAAGCAACGATGGGAAGCCCAACTGAGATAGCCTTTGAGACTGCACGTCAGTTGCTTGACCACGTTTCGCCTCTAAATGACGCTTGGAAAAACGGGAAATACGTCTTCAGGGGTCAGCCAAGCGACGAGTACAAACTAACCCCTTCTGTGTGTCGTAATGGCGAAGGCTCATTTGGGTACGGCTCCCCTCGAAGAATGTTTGATAAGTCAAGCTCGGGCCAAGTCCGCTTTGAGTTAGACATTCTGAAGAAGTTTTTAGATGGCTGTGACCGGTCTGGGCTGATTGTACCCGGATATACAGAACAGATTAGAGACAGGCTGATAACTGCTCAACACTCGTTCATGAGTGGACACAGACCTTGGCCTCAGCCAGAAATGCACCAAATCATGGCGATAGCTCAACACTATGAAGTGCCAACCCGCCTCCTAGATTGGACTGATCGAAGCTTTGTTGCATGTTATTTTGCAGCAGCATCAGCAAGCTTTGAGATTGACTTTATGGGGATGCCAAAGATTGCTGTGTGGGCGCTGGAAACAACTTCTGCACCTTTCTGGAAAACGATAAAGATCATTCGACCACCGGGAGGCACAAGTCAGAATCAAGCGGCTCAATCTGGTTTGTTCACTGCTCACCATGCGACGGATTACAGTGTAGACGACACATACAAGGCTGACGCACTTGAAGACGTTCAGGAGATATACGACATAACAAACGGCTATGCTCCACTTATCAAAATGACGCTACCATTAAGTGAGGCACCTGACTTACTGGATTTGTGTTCTAAGATGGGCATTGATGGCTCAACTCTCTTCCCCGGATTCCACGGTGTGGCAAAGATGGTTAAAGATTGGGGTAATGTCGAGATTGGTGTTAGACACACTCGATCAGCAATAGACGAATATAACGCTGAGGGTTATGACCCTGACTTCGACTGAGCATGAATAAGAAAGCCCGTTCATGGCGGGCTGTTCTGTTGTTAGGCTGTTGGCAATCCAGATACACCACTACCCGGTGT of Pseudomonas fluorescens contains these proteins:
- a CDS encoding FRG domain-containing protein, producing MGSPTEIAFETARQLLDHVSPLNDAWKNGKYVFRGQPSDEYKLTPSVCRNGEGSFGYGSPRRMFDKSSSGQVRFELDILKKFLDGCDRSGLIVPGYTEQIRDRLITAQHSFMSGHRPWPQPEMHQIMAIAQHYEVPTRLLDWTDRSFVACYFAAASASFEIDFMGMPKIAVWALETTSAPFWKTIKIIRPPGGTSQNQAAQSGLFTAHHATDYSVDDTYKADALEDVQEIYDITNGYAPLIKMTLPLSEAPDLLDLCSKMGIDGSTLFPGFHGVAKMVKDWGNVEIGVRHTRSAIDEYNAEGYDPDFD